From Crateriforma spongiae, a single genomic window includes:
- a CDS encoding serine/threonine-protein kinase — protein sequence MSAVIDTIKTSTDEARSKAGQASASDQESSDPATQSPMAIDRNRLAETTPTPVGANASRDVALPPPGDNQANMRFLYEPGSTPLPRYTIRRGLGVGGFGEVYFAVSEAGKEVALKRIQRNLDVELRGVSQCLNLKHANLVALYDICRDENDGAWVVMEYVAGKNLRQILDENPNGLPEPEARRWFREMCAGVDHLHSAGLVHRDLKPGNLFDDMGVVKVGDYGLSKFISASHRGGHTESVGTFHYMAPEIGRGEYGREIDIYALGVILFELLTGRVPFDGESCHEIIVKHLTALPDLSSVSSPYREVIDRALQKDPARRPSSIAEMLQPLGLTTASPAVGQLSSSPPAGVDPVYTATVTGDAAKKPRPKNGQPAGKQADAPEVFVGRAVSPTGPVHASNPTMQEEPIARAVRHGFRQLGGWWDGLERSPGAKTALVIIGIITLVFNTHWLVPMLWVLGFIYVPYYVVRNIVLHVRQQPTYAQAQRIADSHAVPHHPITRDAWRRQMRNGLRAKHTVTRVAELGTSSIAAILTCLFLAVAAGVIGLRRGPVGPAELAPYGLLAAIGMIATLPLLLLGKLWEREEGESLRRRIALAGLGAGIGLATFAISQYLMLPVDAGLAREIDSTDLPQAFYADNGVPYGAAFVAHFALLLAGLRWWKMVDPLRKRRLSLWSVAVAVVGEWLIHQVLPIPQPTGMMLAGGIAIAVQMSAPWVNPALAKDKDVMNAGRRAVGPNRHEATTASEGMV from the coding sequence ATGTCTGCGGTGATCGATACAATCAAAACAAGCACCGATGAAGCCCGATCAAAGGCCGGCCAGGCCTCTGCCTCGGATCAGGAATCGTCGGATCCGGCCACCCAGTCGCCGATGGCCATCGACCGAAATCGCTTGGCCGAAACCACGCCCACGCCTGTCGGGGCCAATGCGTCGCGTGATGTCGCGTTGCCGCCGCCCGGCGACAACCAAGCAAACATGCGTTTTCTGTACGAACCCGGATCCACCCCGCTGCCCCGGTACACCATCCGTCGTGGATTGGGTGTTGGCGGTTTCGGTGAAGTCTATTTCGCCGTCAGCGAGGCTGGGAAAGAAGTCGCGCTGAAACGAATCCAGCGAAATCTGGATGTCGAATTGCGTGGCGTGTCGCAGTGCTTGAATCTGAAGCACGCCAATCTGGTCGCGCTGTACGACATTTGCCGCGACGAAAACGACGGCGCTTGGGTGGTGATGGAGTATGTCGCGGGCAAAAACCTGCGCCAGATCCTGGACGAAAACCCCAACGGATTACCCGAACCGGAAGCACGTCGTTGGTTTCGCGAGATGTGCGCCGGTGTGGATCATCTGCACAGCGCGGGGCTGGTCCACCGGGATTTGAAGCCGGGAAACCTGTTCGACGACATGGGCGTCGTGAAGGTCGGTGATTATGGCCTGAGTAAGTTCATCAGTGCTTCGCATCGCGGCGGGCATACCGAATCGGTCGGAACGTTCCACTACATGGCCCCGGAAATCGGTCGTGGTGAATACGGACGAGAGATCGACATTTACGCCTTGGGCGTGATTCTGTTCGAACTGTTGACCGGTCGGGTCCCGTTTGACGGCGAAAGCTGTCACGAAATCATCGTCAAACATTTGACCGCGTTGCCGGATCTGTCGTCCGTTTCATCGCCTTATCGCGAAGTCATCGACCGCGCGTTGCAGAAAGATCCGGCGCGTCGTCCGTCATCGATCGCCGAAATGCTGCAACCGCTGGGACTGACCACCGCATCGCCGGCGGTCGGTCAATTGTCATCGTCGCCGCCGGCTGGTGTGGATCCTGTTTATACGGCAACGGTCACCGGCGATGCCGCCAAGAAGCCTCGACCGAAAAACGGTCAGCCGGCCGGAAAACAGGCAGATGCACCGGAGGTTTTTGTTGGGCGTGCGGTTTCACCCACTGGTCCGGTCCATGCGTCGAATCCGACGATGCAGGAAGAGCCGATCGCGCGTGCCGTGCGTCACGGTTTTCGACAGCTTGGCGGATGGTGGGATGGTCTGGAACGATCGCCCGGCGCCAAGACGGCTTTGGTGATCATCGGCATCATCACCCTGGTCTTCAACACGCACTGGTTGGTGCCGATGTTGTGGGTGTTGGGCTTCATCTATGTGCCCTACTACGTTGTGCGGAACATCGTCTTGCACGTGCGACAGCAACCGACCTATGCCCAGGCTCAACGTATCGCCGATTCGCATGCCGTCCCCCATCATCCGATCACCCGCGATGCGTGGCGACGACAAATGCGTAACGGATTGCGGGCCAAGCACACTGTGACACGCGTCGCGGAACTGGGCACATCGTCCATCGCGGCGATTTTGACTTGTTTGTTTCTGGCGGTCGCCGCCGGGGTGATCGGGCTCCGCCGCGGGCCGGTCGGGCCGGCGGAACTGGCACCCTACGGCTTGTTGGCCGCGATCGGCATGATCGCGACGCTGCCGCTGTTGCTGCTGGGCAAACTGTGGGAACGCGAGGAAGGCGAAAGTCTGCGTCGCCGGATCGCATTGGCTGGTTTGGGCGCCGGCATCGGCCTTGCGACCTTTGCCATCAGCCAATACCTGATGTTGCCGGTCGATGCCGGACTTGCGCGAGAGATCGATTCGACTGATCTGCCGCAAGCGTTTTATGCGGACAATGGTGTTCCCTATGGTGCCGCCTTTGTGGCCCACTTCGCACTGCTGTTGGCGGGGCTGCGATGGTGGAAGATGGTCGACCCGCTTCGAAAACGTCGTTTGTCGTTGTGGTCGGTCGCCGTTGCTGTTGTCGGTGAGTGGTTGATCCATCAGGTTTTGCCGATCCCACAGCCGACCGGAATGATGCTGGCTGGTGGTATTGCGATCGCCGTCCAAATGTCGGCCCCCTGGGTGAATCCCGCGTTGGCAAAAGACAAGGACGTGATGAATGCGGGACGTCGCGCCGTCGGGCCGAATCGTCATGAAGCGACAACCGCTTCGGAGGGAATGGTTTGA
- a CDS encoding PQQ-dependent sugar dehydrogenase, with product MKSPRRILLATVAAAATTLTSGLGFAASPTINLADPPSSLNTDPMPIQIVDAYPNLRISRPVVLTGAGDGSGRLFVASQTGEIYVFDQQDSEVEEADLFMDINEAVSYKDRENEEGFLGLAFHPKFKDNGKFYVYYTTSERPHVSIISEFSVRGDDPNQGDPRSERELMRIQQPFWNHNGGTLVFGPDGYLYVGLGDGGKANDPLKSGQDVSKLLGSILRIDVDTRTGGLPYGIPTDNPLVGKDKAWPEIYAWGIRNIWRMSFDPANGDLWAADVGQNEWEEVNLIRKGGNYGWSLREASHKFTLGGGKGSGPRPDLIEPLIEYPHTDDWGKSVTGGAVYRGKQTPQLDGYYLYGDYVSGKVWAMKYDKGSQTVTENREITWSHLPVFTFGQTDDGEVLMTTQSGGGRIYKFVAK from the coding sequence ATGAAATCACCCCGCCGAATCTTGCTTGCCACCGTCGCCGCTGCGGCGACCACGTTGACATCCGGTCTGGGCTTTGCCGCCAGCCCGACGATCAACCTGGCCGATCCGCCGTCATCGCTGAACACGGATCCGATGCCGATCCAGATCGTCGACGCTTATCCGAATTTGCGGATCAGCCGTCCGGTGGTCTTGACCGGCGCCGGTGACGGCAGCGGTCGTCTGTTCGTCGCCTCGCAAACCGGTGAAATTTATGTCTTCGACCAACAGGACAGCGAAGTCGAAGAAGCCGACTTGTTCATGGACATCAACGAAGCGGTCTCGTACAAGGACCGTGAAAACGAAGAAGGCTTTCTAGGCTTGGCGTTTCATCCGAAGTTCAAAGACAACGGCAAGTTCTACGTCTACTACACCACCAGTGAGCGTCCCCACGTTTCGATCATCAGCGAGTTTTCGGTACGCGGCGATGATCCCAACCAGGGTGACCCACGCAGTGAACGCGAACTGATGCGAATCCAACAACCGTTTTGGAATCACAACGGTGGAACTCTGGTGTTCGGCCCCGACGGATACCTGTACGTCGGACTCGGTGACGGCGGCAAAGCAAATGACCCGCTGAAGTCCGGACAAGATGTCAGCAAGTTGCTGGGCTCCATTTTGCGAATCGATGTCGACACGCGAACCGGAGGATTGCCTTATGGCATTCCCACCGACAACCCTTTGGTGGGCAAAGACAAAGCATGGCCGGAAATCTATGCCTGGGGCATCCGCAACATTTGGCGCATGTCATTCGATCCGGCCAATGGCGATTTGTGGGCCGCCGATGTCGGCCAGAACGAATGGGAAGAAGTCAACCTGATCCGCAAAGGCGGCAACTATGGCTGGAGCCTTCGTGAAGCGTCGCACAAATTCACTCTGGGCGGCGGCAAAGGATCCGGCCCGCGGCCCGATTTGATCGAACCGCTGATCGAATATCCACACACCGATGACTGGGGTAAATCGGTCACCGGTGGCGCGGTGTACCGCGGCAAACAAACACCGCAACTGGACGGTTACTACCTTTACGGCGACTATGTGTCGGGCAAGGTCTGGGCGATGAAATACGACAAGGGCAGCCAAACGGTGACCGAGAATCGCGAGATCACTTGGTCCCATCTGCCGGTCTTCACGTTCGGTCAAACCGATGACGGCGAAGTGTTGATGACCACGCAATCCGGCGGCGGTCGCATCTACAAGTTCGTCGCGAAGTAG
- a CDS encoding FKBP-type peptidyl-prolyl cis-trans isomerase, whose translation MSQTAMSQETPDAKSDPIAYFLGLDIGGSMAQQGFEAKDFDIDVFAQGLLDALAKKDPQLTEEQLREAQGKLQAMMQKRVQDRAAMNKEKGEAYMEKNAKTEGVRKLDGGVQIKTTKAGEGASPSVSDRVTVHYTGKLIDGTVFDSSVQRGEPITFELGRVIKGWQIALQKMKVGEKAIVTIPSDLAYGPRGQGPVIGPNEVLIFEVELIEIP comes from the coding sequence ATGTCCCAAACTGCCATGTCACAAGAAACGCCCGACGCCAAATCGGATCCGATCGCCTATTTTCTAGGCCTGGACATCGGCGGGTCGATGGCACAACAAGGTTTCGAAGCCAAGGATTTCGACATCGACGTCTTCGCCCAAGGCTTGCTTGATGCCCTGGCGAAGAAAGATCCGCAACTGACCGAAGAACAACTGCGCGAGGCCCAAGGCAAGCTGCAAGCGATGATGCAAAAACGCGTCCAAGACCGCGCAGCGATGAACAAAGAAAAGGGCGAAGCCTACATGGAAAAGAACGCCAAGACCGAAGGCGTTCGCAAATTGGACGGCGGCGTCCAAATCAAGACGACCAAGGCGGGCGAAGGTGCATCGCCCAGCGTGTCGGACCGAGTCACCGTCCATTACACGGGCAAACTGATCGACGGCACCGTGTTCGACAGTTCGGTCCAACGTGGCGAACCGATCACGTTTGAACTGGGCCGCGTCATCAAGGGCTGGCAAATCGCGCTGCAAAAAATGAAGGTCGGTGAAAAAGCCATCGTCACCATCCCGTCGGATCTGGCTTATGGCCCACGCGGTCAGGGTCCGGTCATCGGCCCCAACGAAGTGCTGATCTTCGAAGTCGAATTGATCGAAATCCCTTAG
- a CDS encoding serine/threonine protein kinase — protein MHSPTIDDYDLGQVVGAGTVGTIYLATERDTGYRVAIKKLHPGVSRDPLIRARFERETTILQRLRHPNIVACYGGGEIDGGLYYIMELVDGGTVKDLLESNGPLPWPSVVDVTRQICSALQYAHNHGVIHRDLKPGNLFLTTDAVVKLGDFGIARDLHSADLTSSGLTVGTHAYMSPEQITGDALISGKTDLYALGCCVMEMLTGRKPFLGENFAQLFEQHLRAAPPRARDLVGDCPPELDEVINELLAKDPEDRPFNARSVQGVMLEIGEKYHLDAPLDSSPDSVGHDDPADVAASSATEGGRRMLEKQIRGRMGGGPRADVSWGRLAAIVAVVAGLIGALMMAQS, from the coding sequence ATGCACTCGCCGACCATTGACGATTACGACCTGGGACAGGTCGTCGGCGCGGGAACGGTCGGGACGATCTATCTGGCGACCGAACGCGACACGGGATACCGCGTTGCCATCAAAAAGTTGCATCCTGGTGTCAGCCGAGATCCGCTGATCCGGGCCCGTTTCGAACGGGAGACAACGATCCTGCAGCGTTTGCGTCACCCGAACATTGTGGCCTGTTACGGCGGCGGAGAGATCGACGGCGGGCTGTATTACATCATGGAATTGGTCGACGGCGGGACGGTCAAAGACCTGTTGGAATCCAATGGGCCGCTGCCTTGGCCGTCGGTCGTCGACGTGACGCGCCAGATCTGTTCTGCCCTGCAGTACGCCCACAACCATGGCGTGATCCATCGCGATTTGAAGCCGGGGAATCTGTTTTTGACAACCGACGCCGTCGTCAAGTTGGGTGATTTCGGGATCGCGCGCGACCTGCATTCTGCCGACCTGACCAGCAGCGGGCTGACCGTGGGCACCCACGCTTACATGTCGCCCGAACAGATTACCGGCGATGCGTTGATCAGCGGCAAAACGGATTTGTACGCGTTGGGATGCTGCGTGATGGAAATGCTGACCGGGCGCAAACCGTTTCTTGGCGAAAACTTTGCCCAATTATTCGAACAGCATTTACGAGCCGCGCCGCCGCGGGCCCGTGATCTGGTCGGCGACTGTCCGCCCGAATTGGACGAAGTGATCAACGAACTGTTGGCGAAAGACCCCGAGGACCGGCCATTCAATGCCCGATCCGTCCAAGGCGTGATGCTGGAGATCGGCGAAAAGTACCACCTGGATGCTCCGCTGGATTCCAGCCCGGATTCGGTCGGCCACGACGATCCGGCCGACGTCGCTGCGTCCAGCGCGACCGAGGGGGGACGCCGAATGCTGGAGAAGCAGATCCGCGGCCGCATGGGGGGCGGGCCACGGGCAGACGTCAGTTGGGGCCGGCTGGCGGCGATCGTCGCAGTGGTCGCCGGGTTGATTGGTGCGCTGATGATGGCCCAGTCCTAG
- the panB gene encoding 3-methyl-2-oxobutanoate hydroxymethyltransferase has translation MTASEIKRVTTRTLQTMKSRGQRISMLTAYDFPTAAVLDEAGIDILLVGDSLAMVVAGHETTLPVTMDQMLYHAEMVGRATQRAMVVVDLPFPEGQLSIEQTLQSASRVFKETRCHAVKLEGGAEQAARIEALVTAGIPVMAHVGLRPQNIHVDGGYRIGRDQQRLVDDALAAQKAGAFAVLIECVTDSIGKAITDALDVPTIGIGAGPSTDGQVLVTNDMVGLTSGYLPTFVRKYADLQDVLKNAAQQYRNDVTDNTFPGPDETFES, from the coding sequence ATGACCGCGTCGGAGATCAAACGCGTCACCACCCGAACGCTGCAGACCATGAAGTCTCGCGGCCAGCGGATTTCAATGCTGACCGCCTATGATTTCCCCACTGCGGCGGTCTTGGACGAAGCGGGCATCGATATCTTGCTGGTCGGCGATTCGCTGGCGATGGTCGTTGCCGGTCACGAAACCACCCTGCCGGTGACAATGGACCAGATGCTGTACCACGCTGAAATGGTCGGTCGCGCCACGCAGCGGGCGATGGTGGTCGTCGATCTGCCGTTCCCCGAAGGCCAACTGTCGATCGAGCAAACCCTGCAGTCCGCGTCGCGGGTGTTCAAGGAAACACGCTGTCACGCGGTCAAGTTGGAAGGCGGCGCCGAACAGGCCGCTCGAATCGAGGCCTTGGTGACCGCGGGCATCCCGGTGATGGCACACGTCGGGTTGCGACCGCAAAACATTCACGTCGATGGCGGCTATCGAATCGGCCGCGACCAACAACGCTTGGTCGACGACGCCCTGGCGGCACAAAAAGCCGGCGCGTTCGCGGTGCTGATCGAATGCGTGACCGATTCCATCGGCAAAGCGATCACCGATGCGTTGGATGTGCCGACCATCGGTATCGGCGCCGGACCCTCCACCGACGGTCAAGTGTTGGTGACTAACGACATGGTCGGCCTGACCAGTGGCTATTTGCCGACGTTTGTTCGTAAGTATGCCGACTTGCAAGACGTTTTGAAAAACGCGGCGCAGCAATATCGGAATGACGTTACCGACAACACCTTCCCCGGACCCGACGAGACATTCGAATCATGA
- the pgl gene encoding 6-phosphogluconolactonase codes for MKSPERLAFESVEQLQRQAASDVADLIRSTLRHRDSFSISLSGGSTPKRMYELLAQESLPWDQVHWFWGDERNVPHDHDDSNYKMVKTAWLDQIDAPESNVHPVPVKVSDPQAAAKAYQYEILEHFGDLPPRWDLVLLGMGDDAHTASLFPQTDAIGVDDQTFVANWVPKLDAYRYTLTYPAINSGASVWFVVAGAGKKQAFAQVTHHDIDVRNYPAQLVRPDRWYLTSDVLGE; via the coding sequence ATGAAATCGCCCGAACGTTTGGCCTTTGAATCCGTCGAACAGCTGCAACGTCAAGCGGCAAGCGATGTTGCAGACCTGATCCGTTCGACTTTGCGTCACCGCGATTCGTTTTCCATTTCGCTCTCAGGCGGCTCGACGCCCAAGCGGATGTACGAACTGCTGGCGCAGGAATCACTGCCCTGGGATCAGGTGCATTGGTTCTGGGGCGACGAACGAAACGTCCCTCATGATCACGACGACAGTAATTACAAGATGGTCAAAACGGCTTGGCTGGACCAAATCGATGCACCGGAGTCGAATGTGCATCCGGTGCCCGTGAAGGTGTCCGATCCACAGGCGGCGGCAAAGGCATACCAGTATGAAATCTTGGAACACTTTGGGGACCTGCCACCACGCTGGGACTTGGTCCTGCTGGGGATGGGCGATGATGCCCACACCGCTTCCTTGTTTCCGCAAACCGACGCAATCGGTGTGGACGACCAAACCTTTGTCGCCAACTGGGTACCCAAGCTGGACGCCTATCGGTACACGCTGACGTACCCCGCAATCAACTCGGGTGCAAGTGTCTGGTTTGTCGTGGCGGGGGCTGGTAAGAAGCAGGCGTTTGCACAGGTCACCCACCACGATATCGATGTACGCAATTACCCGGCTCAACTGGTGCGCCCCGACCGTTGGTACCTGACCAGCGACGTCCTGGGGGAATAA
- a CDS encoding RrF2 family transcriptional regulator, with product MRRPPSVLGAFQLSNGPAKHAGCRLPGQLSTGHRGLMISQTTEYALRAVVYLADQDGARTTAMIAQATHVPAGYLSKVMQALSRAELVQSQRGLRGGFSLRRRPESLTALEVINAIDPIQRFHTCPVNLHGEALCPLHRRLDEAGRLVEETFGDTTIADMIRDTGGSKPLCQRPTEDAGSSGDAAARSLSSRPTTDPDQHSTLAT from the coding sequence TTGCGACGACCGCCCTCGGTCTTGGGGGCTTTCCAATTGAGCAACGGGCCGGCCAAGCACGCCGGCTGCCGTTTGCCAGGCCAGTTGAGCACCGGGCACCGTGGGCTGATGATTTCGCAGACAACCGAGTACGCGCTTCGTGCGGTCGTGTACTTAGCCGACCAGGACGGGGCCAGGACCACCGCAATGATCGCCCAGGCGACGCACGTTCCCGCCGGCTATTTGTCCAAAGTCATGCAAGCGCTCTCGCGAGCGGAATTGGTGCAGTCCCAGCGAGGCCTGCGGGGCGGATTTTCGCTGAGGCGTCGGCCGGAATCCCTAACCGCACTGGAAGTCATCAACGCGATTGACCCGATCCAGCGTTTCCACACTTGCCCGGTGAACCTGCACGGCGAAGCCCTGTGTCCGCTGCACCGGCGGCTGGACGAAGCCGGACGTTTGGTCGAAGAAACCTTTGGTGACACGACCATTGCGGACATGATTCGTGATACCGGTGGCAGCAAACCACTGTGCCAACGCCCGACCGAAGACGCCGGCTCTTCCGGCGATGCCGCCGCCCGATCGCTTTCGTCGCGTCCGACAACGGACCCGGACCAACATTCGACACTGGCAACCTGA
- a CDS encoding PQQ-binding-like beta-propeller repeat protein — MNRRFNRGWRLFALGGLLAATPMLSVSADDWNRFRGPNGSGVSNDGGSLPEQWSPKANVAWKTALPGAGVSSPIVVGDRVFVTAYSGYGLDRQDPGDINDLVRHLVCVDLRTGEPLWQKDVPAAQPEDPYTGIGVTAHGYASHTPVSDGKNVYAYFGKSGLHAFDLDGNPLWNVPLGKESDPWKWGSSSSPILFEDTVIVTASAESQAIVAVDKATGKEVWRQEAEGLDGMWGTPLLVQIDDQRTDLVMSVPKEVWGLDPRTGKLRWYAATSDAEQAHSSAVADGHRVFAFTGRGGGSASVQAGGNGDVTDSQVDWTGRDSARFGSPVFDGKNLYLVAGGVLTVIDPETGDKVTQNRLEGASRGGGMGSQDYGSPIIADGKLIYVNGSGQAFVYRLGDEAELLGVNRVTADAETFGGTPAVAQGRLLLRSNKHLYCVTDENETVDPADNSIEVAATDAGGRGPGGPGFGGRGSGGGRGGFGNRGGGGRGGFGGGGRGGFGGGGRGGAGGRGGFGGGGGGRGGFGGGGDREDSRPERPQRPESAS; from the coding sequence ATGAATCGACGTTTTAATCGGGGCTGGCGGTTGTTCGCGTTGGGGGGACTTCTGGCGGCGACGCCGATGCTGTCCGTCAGCGCCGACGACTGGAATCGGTTTCGTGGTCCCAACGGATCCGGCGTCAGCAACGACGGCGGTTCACTGCCCGAACAATGGTCGCCCAAAGCAAACGTGGCCTGGAAAACGGCTTTGCCGGGTGCCGGTGTTTCCAGCCCGATCGTGGTCGGCGACCGTGTCTTCGTGACGGCTTACAGTGGATACGGCTTGGACCGCCAGGATCCCGGCGACATCAATGATTTGGTTCGTCACTTGGTTTGCGTCGATCTGCGAACAGGCGAGCCACTGTGGCAAAAAGACGTCCCCGCGGCACAACCCGAAGATCCCTACACCGGCATCGGCGTGACCGCCCATGGTTACGCATCGCACACCCCGGTCAGCGACGGCAAGAACGTCTATGCGTACTTCGGCAAAAGCGGCTTGCACGCTTTCGACTTGGACGGCAATCCGCTTTGGAACGTCCCGCTGGGTAAAGAATCCGATCCCTGGAAATGGGGTTCATCCTCCAGTCCGATCTTGTTCGAAGACACCGTGATCGTGACCGCTTCGGCCGAAAGCCAAGCGATCGTCGCGGTCGACAAAGCCACCGGTAAAGAAGTGTGGCGACAGGAGGCGGAAGGTCTGGACGGCATGTGGGGCACACCACTGTTGGTCCAGATCGACGACCAGAGAACGGATTTGGTGATGAGCGTGCCGAAGGAGGTCTGGGGCTTGGATCCGCGAACCGGAAAGCTGCGTTGGTATGCGGCGACATCCGACGCCGAACAGGCCCATTCCAGCGCCGTTGCCGACGGTCACCGAGTCTTTGCGTTTACCGGACGCGGCGGCGGCAGTGCATCGGTGCAAGCGGGCGGCAACGGTGATGTGACCGACAGCCAAGTCGATTGGACCGGTCGCGATTCGGCACGCTTCGGGTCGCCCGTCTTTGACGGAAAGAACCTGTACTTGGTCGCCGGTGGCGTGCTGACGGTGATCGATCCGGAAACCGGCGATAAGGTCACCCAAAACCGATTGGAAGGTGCTTCGCGTGGCGGTGGCATGGGGTCGCAAGATTATGGGTCGCCCATCATCGCCGATGGCAAGCTGATCTATGTCAACGGTTCGGGCCAAGCGTTCGTTTATCGCTTGGGTGATGAAGCCGAACTGTTGGGCGTCAACCGCGTCACGGCCGATGCCGAAACCTTTGGCGGCACCCCCGCCGTGGCCCAAGGTCGCTTGCTTCTTCGCAGCAACAAACACCTGTACTGCGTCACCGACGAAAACGAAACGGTCGATCCGGCAGACAATTCCATCGAAGTCGCTGCCACCGATGCCGGCGGTCGTGGCCCCGGCGGACCTGGATTCGGCGGGCGCGGCTCAGGGGGCGGACGTGGGGGATTTGGCAACCGTGGCGGCGGCGGTCGCGGTGGATTCGGCGGCGGCGGTCGCGGTGGATTCGGGGGCGGCGGACGCGGCGGTGCGGGCGGTCGCGGTGGATTCGGCGGTGGCGGTGGCGGCCGGGGAGGATTCGGCGGCGGTGGTGACCGTGAAGACAGTCGACCGGAGCGTCCACAGCGACCGGAATCGGCGTCCTGA
- a CDS encoding DUF1501 domain-containing protein, protein MLRRDFLYGLSASLGSAAFTAMLADANQDTAGQSHQRQPHFSDAKAKHCIFLYMEGGPSHIDTFDPKPTLNRLHLKKFQRQGEQQSAMSGGTRYYVESPFKFRRVGQAGIPMSQPWQHLPKVADDLCFYRGCQVESVNHPTANYHVNTGNRFGGDPSIGAWVNYGLGSPNKDLPGFIVLPELAYPQGGSANWSNGYLPTSLQGTPLRPKGSPILDIAPPDGVTRQHQRENLDFLQQLNERHASLHPSHEDLKARMMNYELAFRMQMQVPEVLNIDDESEQTLREYGVGVQPTDNFARRCLLARKLVEKGVRFVQVYASTWDSHDYLAKAHGALIPAVDRPIAALIADLKQRGLLEETLIVWMGEFGRTPDNGVRGGGLAYGRDHNPNAMTIWMAGGGVKAGHVIGATDEIGGEAVECVHHIRDFHVTLLRLLGLDDNRLTYYHAGRFKQLSQFGGQVIDELIA, encoded by the coding sequence ATGCTGCGCCGCGATTTTCTGTACGGTCTTTCGGCTTCGCTCGGGTCGGCCGCGTTCACCGCGATGTTGGCCGACGCGAACCAGGACACCGCTGGGCAATCGCATCAGCGGCAGCCTCATTTCTCGGACGCCAAGGCAAAGCATTGCATCTTTCTTTACATGGAAGGCGGCCCGTCGCACATCGATACGTTCGACCCCAAGCCGACGTTGAACCGGTTGCACCTGAAGAAGTTTCAGCGTCAGGGGGAACAACAATCTGCGATGAGCGGCGGCACACGCTACTACGTCGAAAGCCCGTTCAAGTTCCGCCGCGTCGGACAGGCGGGCATTCCGATGAGCCAACCTTGGCAACATTTGCCCAAGGTCGCCGACGACCTTTGTTTTTATCGCGGATGTCAAGTCGAATCGGTCAACCATCCGACGGCCAACTATCACGTCAACACGGGAAACCGATTTGGCGGTGATCCGTCAATCGGGGCGTGGGTGAACTATGGTCTGGGCAGCCCGAACAAGGATCTTCCAGGCTTCATCGTATTGCCCGAATTGGCGTATCCCCAAGGCGGTTCGGCCAACTGGTCGAACGGTTATCTGCCGACGTCATTGCAGGGCACGCCGCTGCGTCCCAAAGGATCACCGATCCTGGACATTGCCCCGCCGGACGGTGTCACCCGACAACACCAACGTGAAAACTTGGATTTTCTACAGCAGCTGAATGAACGACACGCATCGTTGCACCCGAGCCATGAAGACCTGAAGGCTCGAATGATGAATTACGAACTGGCGTTTCGCATGCAGATGCAAGTTCCCGAGGTCTTGAATATCGACGACGAATCGGAACAGACGCTGCGCGAATACGGCGTGGGGGTTCAGCCAACGGACAACTTTGCGCGCCGATGCTTGTTGGCTCGCAAATTGGTCGAAAAGGGTGTGAGGTTTGTTCAGGTTTATGCCAGCACCTGGGATTCCCATGACTACTTGGCCAAGGCACACGGTGCGTTGATTCCCGCGGTCGATCGTCCGATCGCTGCCTTGATCGCCGACTTGAAACAACGTGGATTGCTGGAAGAAACCTTGATCGTTTGGATGGGCGAATTCGGGCGGACGCCGGACAATGGTGTCCGCGGTGGCGGATTGGCCTATGGACGCGACCACAACCCCAACGCGATGACCATTTGGATGGCCGGCGGCGGCGTCAAAGCGGGGCACGTTATCGGAGCGACTGATGAAATCGGTGGCGAGGCGGTCGAATGCGTTCACCACATCCGCGATTTTCATGTCACGTTGCTGCGGTTGCTGGGACTGGATGACAACCGACTGACGTACTATCACGCCGGACGCTTCAAACAGCTCAGCCAGTTCGGCGGCCAGGTCATCGATGAACTGATCGCCTGA